One Salvia hispanica cultivar TCC Black 2014 unplaced genomic scaffold, UniMelb_Shisp_WGS_1.0 HiC_scaffold_840, whole genome shotgun sequence genomic window, TACAAGGCTCGGCTTCATTCTCAAGGTACACGATGGGGGCAGATTCTTCGCAGATCCCTGCACATTAGTCGATGAACAACATCAACAAACTGCTATATTTCATCGAAAAGTGAGAGTGGGAGAGAGTGAAGGCTCACATGTGTTGTTACTATGTCGTTGAAGTAAGCTTCTATATGTTGAGCTCCGGATACATCCTTCCTGTTCCAACAATATGAGAAACAACAAATGTTGATACTGGTGGGAACAGGCAAGTGTGACGAACGGAAGGTTATGAAACTTACgtatttatgaaaaaaccAGCATCCGAAAGGCACTTCACTTTTGTGCCGATGGGAAGGAGATTCTTGAAGTTGTCACAATGAAGAATCACGGCTAGTCCACCAGCCGAGCATCCAGATAGCATAGCCTGCGTACATATGATTTTAACGGGCTTATCCAAGCTAGAAAAAGCTTATATTCGGAGGCGAAACCATCATACATTTTCAGCATCCTTCAGTCCTTTTGCTAATAGGTCCTTCATAACAGCAAGAAACACCCTTGCCCCTCTGTAGTGAAGTCCTGTCGCCTAATCATACACGGGAACACGAACAATTATAATTCATTCCTACTAAAATGTAGTATCTAAAAGtttattcacaaattcaccattCAACAGTTTAGCTAGCTATTGTTCAAGACTCACAGGATTCACTTCTTCAACATCACCAGTAAACGACGATCCATCACAGTATCTAATCTTCACTCGATTCCAATTATAGAAATCTGGAAAGTGGAGCCAAAACTCATCAAATAAACAATCAAGAGGCATATCACAGTAAACGAACTTCCAAATCGAAcaaagcctatatataccaGGGTTGAACCCTGCCTTGTTGCCCAAAAGTCCAGAGAAAGGAAGCAGTTTAACCATCTGCTTCGAGGAGCCTAGCCGGTTTCCCTTACGAGCAAGGCAACTAGTCACATTGTTGCACCATCCTCCTCCCTAAAAACCACACAATCCACCACAAAATCGAACTTTCAAGACTATCcaatacaacaaataaaattttaaaatcaggCCAAACCTCAAGCTGAATCAACCAACTGTTAACTCCCGTTCCATATCCCTTATCAAAATGGTATGCCGGAGGGCTCCCATCCAAACACACTGCGATACAACACACACCAATCAAACACTGTTTCACAAAATCACTCAGAAAACAACGCAACTCAGCACAAAAAAACAATCTTTACCTGCCCCTTTTGCCACAGCATCTTGAACATAGGTAATATTCACATAAACGCTCTCAATTCTCACCAAAATCGCAGCATACATCACAATGCGCAGCCATTGCAACAAGCCACCCCTCATTATTCTGCacaagaaaacaataaaaatgacatCTTTAGATCTCCcatttcatattattattatactactactaaagtTTGTTAGCCATCAACAAACAAAGCTCGAatcttttatttctctttttggttGAACATATCATTCTACCAGAATTAGTTCAAGCATCAAATCAAACTACTATCTCCAGCTCGATTACGACACTGTTGACTGTTCCATAAACAGAAAAGACTGCAATAAAAGgaactaaaatggaatatgTTGAAATTACTTGAGATTCTTgaaaatcaaaaagaaaataaaaaaatcgtaCCTTTAATTAAAAACGCTGAAACAAATGAAAGCCCACTTCGGAGCTTGAGCATTTGGAGCTGAAATCAGACTCAGGCTACAAAATAAGCAGCAGGAAATGAATTGGGAAGGAAACAATGGTGATATGCTAACTATATTACCAGCTTTTTGGATgtcggatttttttttatatttgtgagCAGAGAACCCGAGAGGATGCTGCCGACACTTATTCTCGTCTGCTCTACGATCGAGCTTATATAggttattatttttctcaaattgGTAGGgctttttttaatctcttttgCATATGGACAACTGTGTTTTTGTACTTTTTGcatgacattttgatgtaaaattatgtttctGTTAACTTcgtaattataaaatgaatgttTCTCAATTGGTAAGATTG contains:
- the LOC125200200 gene encoding pectin acetylesterase 8-like, which produces MRGGLLQWLRIVMYAAILVRIESVYVNITYVQDAVAKGAVCLDGSPPAYHFDKGYGTGVNSWLIQLEGGGWCNNVTSCLARKGNRLGSSKQMVKLLPFSGLLGNKAGFNPDFYNWNRVKIRYCDGSSFTGDVEEVNPATGLHYRGARVFLAVMKDLLAKGLKDAENAMLSGCSAGGLAVILHCDNFKNLLPIGTKVKCLSDAGFFINTKDVSGAQHIEAYFNDIVTTHGSAKNLPPSCTLRMKPSLCFFPQYSARGIRTPLFLLNAAYDSWQIKNILAPAVADPRGLWHGCESDIHNCSSIQLKIMQAFRSEFIRTINGLGLSISRGLFINSCYAHCQTEMQETWFRSDSPKLNNKTIAKAVGDWFYDRSPFQRGDCPYPCDRTCHNRVFDPQEHPLI